In the Brachyhypopomus gauderio isolate BG-103 chromosome 4, BGAUD_0.2, whole genome shotgun sequence genome, one interval contains:
- the sumo3b gene encoding small ubiquitin-related modifier 3 — translation MSEDKPKEGVKTENDHINLKVAGQDGSVVQFKIKRHTPLSKLMKAYCERQGLSIRQIRFRFDGQPINETDTPAQLEMEDEDTIDVFQQQTGGSC, via the exons ATGTCTGAAGACAAGCCAAAG GAAGGAGTGAAGACTGAAAATGATCATATTAACTTGAAGGTAGCAGGTCAAGATGGCTCTGTGGTCCAGTTTAAAATTAAAAGGCACACGCCATTAAGCAAACTTATGAAGGCGTACTGTGAAAGACAG GGATTGTCAATTAGACAAATAAGATTCAGATTTGACGGACAGCCCATCAACGAGACTGACACCCCGGCACAG CTTGAAATGGAGGATGAAGACACTATTGACGTATTCCAGCAGCAGACGGGGGGGAGCTGTTGA